From the genome of Mustela lutreola isolate mMusLut2 chromosome 16, mMusLut2.pri, whole genome shotgun sequence, one region includes:
- the AXL gene encoding tyrosine-protein kinase receptor UFO isoform X3, which yields MGRVPLAWCLALCFWGCVAPKGLNKTSSFSCEAHNAKGVTTSRTATITVLPQRPRDLHLVSRQPTELEVAWTPGLSGIYPLTHCTLQAVLSDDGVGVWLGEPDPPEEPVTLQASVPPHRLRLGSLRPHTPYHIRVACTSSQGPSPWTHWLPVETPEGVPLGPPENVSAMRNGSQALVHWQEPRAPLQGTLLGYRLAYRGQDTPEVLMDIGLKREVILELRGDGTVPNLTVCVAAYTAAGDGPWSLPVPLEPWRPGQGQPVHQLVSEPPAPAFSWPWWYVLLGAVVAAGCVLILALFLVHRRRKETRYGEVFEPTVERGELVVRYRVRKSYSRRTTEATLNNLGISEELKEKLRDVMVDRHKVALGKTLGEGEFGAVMEGQLNQDDSILKVAVKTMKIAICTRSELEDFLSEAVCMKEFDHPNVMRLIGVCFQGSEREGFPAPVVILPFMKHGDLHSFLLYSRLGDQPVFLPTQMLVKFMADIASGMEYLSTKRFIHRDLAARNCMLNENMSVCVADFGLSKKIYNGDYYRQGRIAKMPVKWIAIESLADRVYTSKSDVWSFGVTMWEIATRGQTPYPGVENSEIYDYLCQGNRLKQPVGCLDGLYALMSRCWELNPRDRPSFSELREDLEKTLKALPPAQEPDEILYVNMDEGGGHPEPLGAAGGADPPTQPDPKDSCSCLTAAEVHPAGRYVLCPSTAPGPTLPTDRSSPPPPGQEDGA from the exons ATGGGCAGGGTCCCGCTGGCCTGGTGCTTGGCGCTGTGCTTCTGGGGATGCGTGGCCCCCAAGG GTTTGAACAAGACATCTTCTTTCTCCTGTGAAGCCCATAACGCCAAGGGGGTCACCACGTCCCGCACGGCCACCATCACAG TGCTCCCCCAGCGGCCCCGTGACCTCCACCTGGTTTCCCGCCAGCCCACAGAGCTGGAGGTGGCTTGGACCCCAGGCCTGAGCGGCATCTACCCCCTCACGCACTGCACCCTACAG gccGTGCTGTCAGATGATGGGGTAGGCGTCTGGCTGGGAGAGCCAGACCCTCCAGAGGAGCCTGTCACCTTGCAAGCGTCTGTTCCCCCTCACCGCCTTCGACTGGGCAGcctccgtcctcacactccttacCACATCCGGGTCGCCTGTACCAGTAGCCAGGGCCCCTCACCCTGGACCCACTGGCTTCCTGTGGAGACACCGGAGGGAG TGCCCCTGGGCCCCCCCGAGAATGTCAGCGCCATGAGGAATGGGAGCCAAGCCCTGGTGCACTGGCAGGAGCCAAGGGCGCCCCTGCAGGGCACCCTATTGGGGTACCGGTTGGCCTACCGAGGCCAGGACACCCCCGAG GTGCTCATGGACATAGGGCTAAAAAGAGAGGTGATCCTGGAGCTGCGGGGGGACGGGACTGTCCCCAACCTGACAGTGTGTGTGGCAGCCTACACGGCCGCTGGGGATGGACCCTGGAGCCTCCCTGTGCCCCTGGAGCCCTGGCGTCCAG GACAAGGACAACCAGTCCACCAGCTGG TGAGTgagccccccgcccctgccttctCATGGCCCTGGTGGTACGTACTGCTGGGAGCCGTTGTGGCCGCTGGTTGTGTCCTCATCTTGGCTCTGTTCCTCGTCCACCGCCGGAGGAAGGAGACCCGCTATGG AGAGGTGTTTGAACCAACAGTGGAAAGGGGTGAGCTGGTGGTCAGATACCGTGTTCGCAAGTCCTACAGTCGCCGGACCACTGAAGCCACCT TGAACAACCTGGGCATCAGTGAAGAGCTGAAAGAGAAGCTTCGGGACGTGATGGTAGACCGGCATAAGGTAGCCCTGGGCAAGACGCTGGGAGAAG GAGAATTTGGAGCCGTGATGGAGGGCCAGCTCAACCAGGATGACTCCATCCTCAAGGTGGCTGTGAAAACAATGAAGA TTGCTATCTGTACGAGGTCAGAGCTGGAGGATTTCCTGAGTGAAGCCGTCTGCATGAAGGAATTTGACCACCCCAACGTCATGAGGCTCATTG GCGTCTGTTTCCAGGGTTCTGAACGAGAGGGCTTCCCAGCACCCGTGGTCATCTTACCTTTCATGAAACATGGAGACCTGCACAGTTTCCTTCTCTATTCCCGGCTTGGGGACCAGCCAGTG TTCCTGCCCACTCAGATGCTGGTGAAGTTCATGGCAGACATCGCCAGTGGCATGGAGTATCTGAGTACCAAGAGATTCATACACCGAGACCTGGCTGCCAGGAACTGCAT GCTGAATGAgaacatgtctgtgtgtgtggcgGACTTCGGGCTGTCCAAGAAGATCTACAATGGGGACTACTACCGCCAGGGACGCATTGCCAAGATGCCCGTCAAGTGGATCGCCATCGAGAGCCTGGCTGACCGTGTCTACACCAGCAAGAGCGATGTG TGGTCCTTTGGGGTGACGATGTGGGAGATTGCCACGCGGGGCCAGACCCCATATCCCGGAGTGGAGAACAGCGAGATTTACGACTACCTGTGCCAGGGAAACAGGCTGAAGCAGCCTGTGGGCTGTCTGGACGGACT GTATGCCCTAATGTCCCGGTGCTGGGAGCTAAACCCCCGGGACCGGCCGAGTTTCTCAGAGCTTCGGGAAGATCTGGAGAAGACGCTGAaggccctgccccctgcccaggaGCCAGACGAGATCCTCTATGTCAACATGGATGAGGGCGGGGGTCATCCTGAACCACTTGGAGCTGCTGGAGGAGCTGACCCCCCAACCCAGCCTGACCCTAAGGATTCCTGCAGTTGCCTCACTGCGGCTGAGGTCCATCCCGCTGGACGCTACGTCCTCTGCCCTTCTACAGCCCCTGGCCCCACCCTGCCCACCGACAGgagctccccacctcccccagggcaggaggaTGGAGCCTGA
- the AXL gene encoding tyrosine-protein kinase receptor UFO isoform X2, whose product MGRVPLAWCLALCFWGCVAPKGAQAETDPFVGSPRNVTGARGLMGTLRCELQVQGEPPEVTWLRDGQVLELADSTQTQVPLGEDGQDDWKVVSQLRISSLQLSDAGWYQCAVVLGGKTFVSQPGYVGLEGLPYFLEEPEDRTVAANTPFNLSCRAQGPPEPVDLLWLQDAVPLTLAMSHGPQQTLRVPGLNKTSSFSCEAHNAKGVTTSRTATITVLPQRPRDLHLVSRQPTELEVAWTPGLSGIYPLTHCTLQAVLSDDGVGVWLGEPDPPEEPVTLQASVPPHRLRLGSLRPHTPYHIRVACTSSQGPSPWTHWLPVETPEGVPLGPPENVSAMRNGSQALVHWQEPRAPLQGTLLGYRLAYRGQDTPEVLMDIGLKREVILELRGDGTVPNLTVCVAAYTAAGDGPWSLPVPLEPWRPVSEPPAPAFSWPWWYVLLGAVVAAGCVLILALFLVHRRRKETRYGEVFEPTVERGELVVRYRVRKSYSRRTTEATLNNLGISEELKEKLRDVMVDRHKVALGKTLGEGEFGAVMEGQLNQDDSILKVAVKTMKIAICTRSELEDFLSEAVCMKEFDHPNVMRLIGVCFQGSEREGFPAPVVILPFMKHGDLHSFLLYSRLGDQPVFLPTQMLVKFMADIASGMEYLSTKRFIHRDLAARNCMLNENMSVCVADFGLSKKIYNGDYYRQGRIAKMPVKWIAIESLADRVYTSKSDVWSFGVTMWEIATRGQTPYPGVENSEIYDYLCQGNRLKQPVGCLDGLYALMSRCWELNPRDRPSFSELREDLEKTLKALPPAQEPDEILYVNMDEGGGHPEPLGAAGGADPPTQPDPKDSCSCLTAAEVHPAGRYVLCPSTAPGPTLPTDRSSPPPPGQEDGA is encoded by the exons ATGGGCAGGGTCCCGCTGGCCTGGTGCTTGGCGCTGTGCTTCTGGGGATGCGTGGCCCCCAAGG GAGCACAGGCTGAGACAGACCCTTTTGTGGGGAGTCCAAGGAACGTCACAGGTGCCCGGGGACTCATGGGGACCCTTCGGTGCGAACTCCAGGTTCAGGGGGAGCCCCCTGAAGTGACCTGGCTTCGGGATGGACAGGTGCTAGAGCTGGCAGACAGTACCcagacccaggtgcccctgggtgaaGATGGGCAGGATGACTGGAAAGTGGTCAGCCAACTCAG AATCTCCTCCCTGCAGCTCTCAGACGCGGGGTGGTACCAGTGTGCGGTGGTCCTTGGAGGAAAAACCTTCGTGTCCCAGCCTGGCTACGTTGGGCTGGAGG gcctgcctTACTTCCTGGAGGAGCCTGAGGACAGGACTGTGGCCGCCAACACCCCCTTCAATCTGAGCTGCCGGGCACAGGGGCCCCCAGAGCCTGTGGACCTTCTCTGGCTCCAGGATGCGGTCCCCCTGACTCTGGCCATGAGCCATGGCCCCCAGCAAACGCTTAGAGTTCCAG GTTTGAACAAGACATCTTCTTTCTCCTGTGAAGCCCATAACGCCAAGGGGGTCACCACGTCCCGCACGGCCACCATCACAG TGCTCCCCCAGCGGCCCCGTGACCTCCACCTGGTTTCCCGCCAGCCCACAGAGCTGGAGGTGGCTTGGACCCCAGGCCTGAGCGGCATCTACCCCCTCACGCACTGCACCCTACAG gccGTGCTGTCAGATGATGGGGTAGGCGTCTGGCTGGGAGAGCCAGACCCTCCAGAGGAGCCTGTCACCTTGCAAGCGTCTGTTCCCCCTCACCGCCTTCGACTGGGCAGcctccgtcctcacactccttacCACATCCGGGTCGCCTGTACCAGTAGCCAGGGCCCCTCACCCTGGACCCACTGGCTTCCTGTGGAGACACCGGAGGGAG TGCCCCTGGGCCCCCCCGAGAATGTCAGCGCCATGAGGAATGGGAGCCAAGCCCTGGTGCACTGGCAGGAGCCAAGGGCGCCCCTGCAGGGCACCCTATTGGGGTACCGGTTGGCCTACCGAGGCCAGGACACCCCCGAG GTGCTCATGGACATAGGGCTAAAAAGAGAGGTGATCCTGGAGCTGCGGGGGGACGGGACTGTCCCCAACCTGACAGTGTGTGTGGCAGCCTACACGGCCGCTGGGGATGGACCCTGGAGCCTCCCTGTGCCCCTGGAGCCCTGGCGTCCAG TGAGTgagccccccgcccctgccttctCATGGCCCTGGTGGTACGTACTGCTGGGAGCCGTTGTGGCCGCTGGTTGTGTCCTCATCTTGGCTCTGTTCCTCGTCCACCGCCGGAGGAAGGAGACCCGCTATGG AGAGGTGTTTGAACCAACAGTGGAAAGGGGTGAGCTGGTGGTCAGATACCGTGTTCGCAAGTCCTACAGTCGCCGGACCACTGAAGCCACCT TGAACAACCTGGGCATCAGTGAAGAGCTGAAAGAGAAGCTTCGGGACGTGATGGTAGACCGGCATAAGGTAGCCCTGGGCAAGACGCTGGGAGAAG GAGAATTTGGAGCCGTGATGGAGGGCCAGCTCAACCAGGATGACTCCATCCTCAAGGTGGCTGTGAAAACAATGAAGA TTGCTATCTGTACGAGGTCAGAGCTGGAGGATTTCCTGAGTGAAGCCGTCTGCATGAAGGAATTTGACCACCCCAACGTCATGAGGCTCATTG GCGTCTGTTTCCAGGGTTCTGAACGAGAGGGCTTCCCAGCACCCGTGGTCATCTTACCTTTCATGAAACATGGAGACCTGCACAGTTTCCTTCTCTATTCCCGGCTTGGGGACCAGCCAGTG TTCCTGCCCACTCAGATGCTGGTGAAGTTCATGGCAGACATCGCCAGTGGCATGGAGTATCTGAGTACCAAGAGATTCATACACCGAGACCTGGCTGCCAGGAACTGCAT GCTGAATGAgaacatgtctgtgtgtgtggcgGACTTCGGGCTGTCCAAGAAGATCTACAATGGGGACTACTACCGCCAGGGACGCATTGCCAAGATGCCCGTCAAGTGGATCGCCATCGAGAGCCTGGCTGACCGTGTCTACACCAGCAAGAGCGATGTG TGGTCCTTTGGGGTGACGATGTGGGAGATTGCCACGCGGGGCCAGACCCCATATCCCGGAGTGGAGAACAGCGAGATTTACGACTACCTGTGCCAGGGAAACAGGCTGAAGCAGCCTGTGGGCTGTCTGGACGGACT GTATGCCCTAATGTCCCGGTGCTGGGAGCTAAACCCCCGGGACCGGCCGAGTTTCTCAGAGCTTCGGGAAGATCTGGAGAAGACGCTGAaggccctgccccctgcccaggaGCCAGACGAGATCCTCTATGTCAACATGGATGAGGGCGGGGGTCATCCTGAACCACTTGGAGCTGCTGGAGGAGCTGACCCCCCAACCCAGCCTGACCCTAAGGATTCCTGCAGTTGCCTCACTGCGGCTGAGGTCCATCCCGCTGGACGCTACGTCCTCTGCCCTTCTACAGCCCCTGGCCCCACCCTGCCCACCGACAGgagctccccacctcccccagggcaggaggaTGGAGCCTGA
- the AXL gene encoding tyrosine-protein kinase receptor UFO isoform X1 → MGRVPLAWCLALCFWGCVAPKGAQAETDPFVGSPRNVTGARGLMGTLRCELQVQGEPPEVTWLRDGQVLELADSTQTQVPLGEDGQDDWKVVSQLRISSLQLSDAGWYQCAVVLGGKTFVSQPGYVGLEGLPYFLEEPEDRTVAANTPFNLSCRAQGPPEPVDLLWLQDAVPLTLAMSHGPQQTLRVPGLNKTSSFSCEAHNAKGVTTSRTATITVLPQRPRDLHLVSRQPTELEVAWTPGLSGIYPLTHCTLQAVLSDDGVGVWLGEPDPPEEPVTLQASVPPHRLRLGSLRPHTPYHIRVACTSSQGPSPWTHWLPVETPEGVPLGPPENVSAMRNGSQALVHWQEPRAPLQGTLLGYRLAYRGQDTPEVLMDIGLKREVILELRGDGTVPNLTVCVAAYTAAGDGPWSLPVPLEPWRPGQGQPVHQLVSEPPAPAFSWPWWYVLLGAVVAAGCVLILALFLVHRRRKETRYGEVFEPTVERGELVVRYRVRKSYSRRTTEATLNNLGISEELKEKLRDVMVDRHKVALGKTLGEGEFGAVMEGQLNQDDSILKVAVKTMKIAICTRSELEDFLSEAVCMKEFDHPNVMRLIGVCFQGSEREGFPAPVVILPFMKHGDLHSFLLYSRLGDQPVFLPTQMLVKFMADIASGMEYLSTKRFIHRDLAARNCMLNENMSVCVADFGLSKKIYNGDYYRQGRIAKMPVKWIAIESLADRVYTSKSDVWSFGVTMWEIATRGQTPYPGVENSEIYDYLCQGNRLKQPVGCLDGLYALMSRCWELNPRDRPSFSELREDLEKTLKALPPAQEPDEILYVNMDEGGGHPEPLGAAGGADPPTQPDPKDSCSCLTAAEVHPAGRYVLCPSTAPGPTLPTDRSSPPPPGQEDGA, encoded by the exons ATGGGCAGGGTCCCGCTGGCCTGGTGCTTGGCGCTGTGCTTCTGGGGATGCGTGGCCCCCAAGG GAGCACAGGCTGAGACAGACCCTTTTGTGGGGAGTCCAAGGAACGTCACAGGTGCCCGGGGACTCATGGGGACCCTTCGGTGCGAACTCCAGGTTCAGGGGGAGCCCCCTGAAGTGACCTGGCTTCGGGATGGACAGGTGCTAGAGCTGGCAGACAGTACCcagacccaggtgcccctgggtgaaGATGGGCAGGATGACTGGAAAGTGGTCAGCCAACTCAG AATCTCCTCCCTGCAGCTCTCAGACGCGGGGTGGTACCAGTGTGCGGTGGTCCTTGGAGGAAAAACCTTCGTGTCCCAGCCTGGCTACGTTGGGCTGGAGG gcctgcctTACTTCCTGGAGGAGCCTGAGGACAGGACTGTGGCCGCCAACACCCCCTTCAATCTGAGCTGCCGGGCACAGGGGCCCCCAGAGCCTGTGGACCTTCTCTGGCTCCAGGATGCGGTCCCCCTGACTCTGGCCATGAGCCATGGCCCCCAGCAAACGCTTAGAGTTCCAG GTTTGAACAAGACATCTTCTTTCTCCTGTGAAGCCCATAACGCCAAGGGGGTCACCACGTCCCGCACGGCCACCATCACAG TGCTCCCCCAGCGGCCCCGTGACCTCCACCTGGTTTCCCGCCAGCCCACAGAGCTGGAGGTGGCTTGGACCCCAGGCCTGAGCGGCATCTACCCCCTCACGCACTGCACCCTACAG gccGTGCTGTCAGATGATGGGGTAGGCGTCTGGCTGGGAGAGCCAGACCCTCCAGAGGAGCCTGTCACCTTGCAAGCGTCTGTTCCCCCTCACCGCCTTCGACTGGGCAGcctccgtcctcacactccttacCACATCCGGGTCGCCTGTACCAGTAGCCAGGGCCCCTCACCCTGGACCCACTGGCTTCCTGTGGAGACACCGGAGGGAG TGCCCCTGGGCCCCCCCGAGAATGTCAGCGCCATGAGGAATGGGAGCCAAGCCCTGGTGCACTGGCAGGAGCCAAGGGCGCCCCTGCAGGGCACCCTATTGGGGTACCGGTTGGCCTACCGAGGCCAGGACACCCCCGAG GTGCTCATGGACATAGGGCTAAAAAGAGAGGTGATCCTGGAGCTGCGGGGGGACGGGACTGTCCCCAACCTGACAGTGTGTGTGGCAGCCTACACGGCCGCTGGGGATGGACCCTGGAGCCTCCCTGTGCCCCTGGAGCCCTGGCGTCCAG GACAAGGACAACCAGTCCACCAGCTGG TGAGTgagccccccgcccctgccttctCATGGCCCTGGTGGTACGTACTGCTGGGAGCCGTTGTGGCCGCTGGTTGTGTCCTCATCTTGGCTCTGTTCCTCGTCCACCGCCGGAGGAAGGAGACCCGCTATGG AGAGGTGTTTGAACCAACAGTGGAAAGGGGTGAGCTGGTGGTCAGATACCGTGTTCGCAAGTCCTACAGTCGCCGGACCACTGAAGCCACCT TGAACAACCTGGGCATCAGTGAAGAGCTGAAAGAGAAGCTTCGGGACGTGATGGTAGACCGGCATAAGGTAGCCCTGGGCAAGACGCTGGGAGAAG GAGAATTTGGAGCCGTGATGGAGGGCCAGCTCAACCAGGATGACTCCATCCTCAAGGTGGCTGTGAAAACAATGAAGA TTGCTATCTGTACGAGGTCAGAGCTGGAGGATTTCCTGAGTGAAGCCGTCTGCATGAAGGAATTTGACCACCCCAACGTCATGAGGCTCATTG GCGTCTGTTTCCAGGGTTCTGAACGAGAGGGCTTCCCAGCACCCGTGGTCATCTTACCTTTCATGAAACATGGAGACCTGCACAGTTTCCTTCTCTATTCCCGGCTTGGGGACCAGCCAGTG TTCCTGCCCACTCAGATGCTGGTGAAGTTCATGGCAGACATCGCCAGTGGCATGGAGTATCTGAGTACCAAGAGATTCATACACCGAGACCTGGCTGCCAGGAACTGCAT GCTGAATGAgaacatgtctgtgtgtgtggcgGACTTCGGGCTGTCCAAGAAGATCTACAATGGGGACTACTACCGCCAGGGACGCATTGCCAAGATGCCCGTCAAGTGGATCGCCATCGAGAGCCTGGCTGACCGTGTCTACACCAGCAAGAGCGATGTG TGGTCCTTTGGGGTGACGATGTGGGAGATTGCCACGCGGGGCCAGACCCCATATCCCGGAGTGGAGAACAGCGAGATTTACGACTACCTGTGCCAGGGAAACAGGCTGAAGCAGCCTGTGGGCTGTCTGGACGGACT GTATGCCCTAATGTCCCGGTGCTGGGAGCTAAACCCCCGGGACCGGCCGAGTTTCTCAGAGCTTCGGGAAGATCTGGAGAAGACGCTGAaggccctgccccctgcccaggaGCCAGACGAGATCCTCTATGTCAACATGGATGAGGGCGGGGGTCATCCTGAACCACTTGGAGCTGCTGGAGGAGCTGACCCCCCAACCCAGCCTGACCCTAAGGATTCCTGCAGTTGCCTCACTGCGGCTGAGGTCCATCCCGCTGGACGCTACGTCCTCTGCCCTTCTACAGCCCCTGGCCCCACCCTGCCCACCGACAGgagctccccacctcccccagggcaggaggaTGGAGCCTGA